A stretch of Vespula vulgaris chromosome 15, iyVesVulg1.1, whole genome shotgun sequence DNA encodes these proteins:
- the LOC127069345 gene encoding uncharacterized protein LOC127069345 isoform X5: MDAQGGMSRNVGPGLYEFLMEAELQQYYPGIRGDLKVQTTAQLKYVTEEDLNAIGMSKPEMRRLKKYFQKHFPQNYLSKFKKMLLPKREEQTPSALGMLPEERQDRPPVRVPNKHMIPADAIIVNKELGTGEFGVVQQGVWTNDGERIQVAIKCLSRERMQNNPIEFLKEAAIMHSIDHEHIVRLYGVVLDTNSLMLVTELAPLRSLLECLKEPSLRASFPVLSLCDFAVQIADGMQYLEAKRLIHRDLAARNILVFSKNKVKISDFGLSRALGVGKDYYQTNFNVNLKLPIAWCAPECISYLKFTSASDVWAYGVTLWEMFSYGFQPWAALTGHQILEAIDEPNFQRLEQPECCPKDYFSLMQQCWQHEPSKRPKFSELINLLPDLKPEQVQAVQDSTEAGQLVYRQGDIITVLDKGSSNTMWKGVLNNGKTGIFNPAHTIAYLGSNLPSNKPGEFTRGDGKNAFSSQRRKIRTDMISSPQGDLKHTGHVGLDGAYFGDISFLGDSLWSDVNSEMCQLGSVSNPSKQAAVVSSNPIGNIESLGADHEYHEISDEENQDSPLRFDKTLNFDFGPSLLAEMDQMFRSLGSSAPPPPPGHPLPTEHESSNARNELREIQAKQCSKKKQATVSPINVKPISAADQKTLYSAIAMAQELTARSMTDLEHPPESPRTPASPSRRRKFSFKLPHQHSPKPDRRHFSEEAARIPDMQWLCSSLQSLSSTVSSIESLGAPSTLKLPLWDKASAEFCFAKSRELLTKPSAWTSYMDIEFDAHILDNAATKQNLVKSSEFLEHGNRKSGYNCENAIDINPNHNLKQHNGTVSFKMDNPNLDFPRESKRISTSYVDRYFEQPKYFDEDSSGLSCSVDKALRFVEEKSDKFDKMNNLEHSVRSSYASNIQEQTSLMGNRAAQQQLYQNKVDNCEQTLQDKTSSTNFEVAREETPNYDLLKEKTANLDTSRGKPVKFESQREKMSNIDVGTRPKLSSSFSDSSKINITEFTKKIDIAKARASKVAFVPRSNHPGQETKSIVYGSSDSIKTNVQTGTSDTSTTRGNVEAVRINIQSFRKIEQNQNGFDAFPFVISNNPLFIAESDKKESPIYSSSESLRVNFQRLRRKSDAEANSQVELSSKILAEKYQREVSGLESVKSYLDSKKGQGLSLGLGKLTQNMMQLGKNIGQNSMSNKAMLPNMRKLDLPSQSQVTFRNLNVPLQKPKHLDLNIPLQSQQQSSAVKLNITQKANPPASPSIHQHILEPPKLYQNETARKELPKSEQVLLDKPTCNTTNVYRHRTSSLSENRKPPLKNVRRSFHPRNDSSEDSDSVSHSETDIRSRLRYKRRSKKVPHSLRLNFKNKGQFLHPDSARGFSSVELCGKSPPPSTSFLNSLSPPFSSRNNLLSWPESAPSSSLTFTSNSDLDSDTSSEYPEFTNDILTFPPSPAP, from the exons ATGG ATGCGCAAGGAGGAATGTCGCGCAACGTCGGTCCTGGACTTTATGAATTTCTTATGGAGGCAGAATTGCAACAGTATTATCCAGGTATTCGGG GGGACCTAAAAGTTCAAACAACGGCGCAGTTAAAATATGTGACCGAAGAAGATTTGAATGCCATAGGAATGAGTAAACCTGAAATGAGACgcttaaagaaatattttcaaaagcaCTTTCCTCAAAATTATCTGTCAAAGTTCAAGAAGATGTTACTACCAAAGCGCGAAGAACAAACACCCAGTGCTCTTGGTATGTTACCGGAGGAAAGGCAGGATAGGCCTCCGGTACGCGTTCCTAACAAGCACATGATTCCTGCCGATGCGATAATAGTGAACAAGGAGTTAGGGACAGGAGAATTTGGAGTCGTACAACAAGGCGTATGGACCAACGACGGCGAAAGGATACAAGTTGCAATAAAGTGTTTATCGCGAGAGAGAATGCAGAATAATCccatagaatttttaaaagaagctGCCATTATGCACTCCATCGATCACGAACACATAGTAAGATTATACGGAGTTGTTTTGGATACAAATTCATTGATGCTAGTAACGGAATTAGCGCCATTGCGTTCTCTACTAGAGTGTTTGAAGGAGCCGAGTTTACGGGCCAGTTTTCCCGTTTTGTCGCTATGCGATTTCGCCGTTCAAATAGCCGATGGAATGCAATACTTGGAAGCAAAGAGACTGATACATCGAGATTTAGCCGCAAGGAATATCCTTGTCTTTTCTAAGAACAAAGTTAAGATATCAGATTTTGGATTGTCCCGTGCGCTCGGCGTCGGTAAAGATTATTATCAGACGAACTTCAACGTGAATTTAAAATTACCGATCGCGTGGTGCGCTCCGGAATGCATATCTTACTTGAAGTTTACATCCGCCAGCGATGTATGGGCGTACGGCGTGACCCTTTGGGAAATGTTCAGTTATGGATTTCAACCGTGGGCCGCGCTTACGGGTCATCAAATTCTAGAAGCCATCGACGAACCAAATTTTCAAAGACTCGAACAACCAGAATGTTGCccgaaagattatttttcattgatgcAACAATGCTGGCAGCACGAGCCGTCCAAACGGCCGAAATTTTCCGAATTGATCAATTTGTTGCCGGACTTAAAGCCGGAGCAAGTCCAAGCTGTGCAGGACAGCACGGAAGCGGGACAATTGGTCTATAGACAAGGCGATATAATAACCGTGCTGGACAAAGGTAGTAGCAATACCATGTGGAAGGGCGTCTTAAACAATGGGAAAACGGGGATCTTTAATCCCGCCCACACGATAGCATATCTTGGGTCGAATTTACCGAGCAACAAGCCAGGAGAATTTACAAGAGGCGACGGGAAAAACGCCTTTTCCTCTCAACGCAGGAAAATTCGTACGGATATGATATCTTCTCCTCAGGGCGATTTGAAACACACCGGTCACGTTGGCCTGGACGGAGCATATTTCGGTGATATCAGTTTTCTCGGTG ACAGTTTATGGTCCGACGTTAATTCCGAGATGTGCCAATTGGGAAGCGTTTCTAACCCGAGCAAACAAGCTGCCGTCGTGTCGTCAAATCCGATCGGTAATATCGAAAGTCTCGGTGCCGACCACGAATACCACGAGATCAGCGACGAGGAGAATCAAGACAGTCCGTTGAGATTCGACAAAACGCTAAACTTTGACTTTGGCCCGAGCCTTTTGGCTGAGATGGATCAAATGTTTAGGTCTCTGG GTTCTTCCGCTCCTCCACCGCCGCCCGGGCACCCTTTACCTACCGAACACGAATCGAGCAACGCAAGAAACGAACTTCGGGAAATACAGGCAAAGCAATGCAGCAAGAAGAAACAAGCGACCGTGAGTCCCATAAAT gTGAAGCCTATCTCTGCAGCCGATCAGAAAACACTCTACTCGGCCATTGCTATGGCACAGGAATTGACAGCACGTTCCATGACAGATCTTGAACATCCACCGGAGTCTCCCCGAACACCCGCCAGTCCTTCAAGACGcagaaaattctcttttaagTTGCCACATCAACACAGTCCCAAACCAGACAGACGACACTTTTCAGAAGAAGCAGCCAGAATACCTGACATGCAG TGGCTATGTTCGAGTCTACAATCGCTATCCTCCACGGTATCTAGCATAGAATCTCTTGGCGCGCCATCGACCTTAAAATTGCCTTTGTGGGACAAAGCCTCGGCAGAGTTTTGCTTTGCAAAGTCCCGCGAACTTTTAACGAAACCAAGTGCCTGGACCTCCTATATGGACATAGAATTCGACGCGCATATATTGGACAATGCAGCCACCAAACAGAATCTCGTGAAATCGAGCGAGTTCCTCGAGCATGGAAATAGGAAAAGTGGCTACAATTGCGAAAATGCGATCGACATAAATCCAAATCATAATCTTAAGCAACACAACGGAACGGTGTCCTTCAAAATGGATAATCCTAATCTTGACTTTCCAAGGGAATCCAAACGGATATCGACCAGTTACGTCGATCGCTACTTCGAGCAACCTAAATATTTTGACGAGGACAGCAGCGGTTTGAGCTGTTCCGTCGACAAAGCTTTGCGCTTCGTCGAGGAGAAATCCGacaaatttgataaaatgaataatttggAGCACTCCGTTAGATCCTCGTACGCGAGCAATATCCAAGAGCAAACCTCGTTGATGGGCAACAGGGCAGCTCAGCAACAGCTCTATCAAAACAAAGTCGATAATTGCGAGCAAACGTTGCAAGACAAGACGAGCTCGACGAATTTCGAGGTGGCCCGCGAAGAGACGCCTAATTACGACTTGTTGAAGGAGAAGACGGCGAATCTCGATACCTCCCGCGGCAAACCAGTCAAATTCGAGTCccagagagagaagatgagtAACATCGACGTCGGAACGAGACCAAAACTGTCGAGCTCCTTCAGTGATTCttcaaagataaatataacgGAATTCACGAAGAAGATCGACATAGCGAAAGCGAGAGCGTCGAAGGTCGCTTTCGTGCCCAGATCGAATCATCCCGGTCAAGAAACGAAGAGCATCGTTTACGGTTCGTCCGATAGCATAAAAACCAACGTACAAACTGGCACGTCCGATACGAGTACGACGAGAGGAAACGTGGAGGCGgtaagaataaatattcaaagcTTCCGTAAGATCGAACAGAATCAAAACGGTTTCGATGCCTTCCCTTTCGTGATATCGAACAATCCGTTGTTCATTGCCGAGTCGGATAAAAAGGAATCGCCGATATACAGCAGTTCGGAAAGTTTGCGAGTCAATTTTCAGCGTCTCAGGCGAAAGTCCGACGCCGAGGCCAACAGTCAAGTCGAACTGAGTAGCAAGATACTCGCGGAGAAGTATCAACGGGAGGTATCGGGCCTGGAGAGCGTGAAAAGTTACTTGGACTCGAAGAAGGGTCAAGGATTGAGCCTGGGACTGGGAAAGTTGACGCAAAATATGATGCAGCTCGGGAAGAACATCGGTCAGAACTCTATGTCGAATAAAGCGATGTTACCGAATATGAGAAAGTTGGACTTGCCGAGTCAGTCTCAAGTGACTTTTCGTAACTTGAACGTTCCGCTTCAGAAACCGAAGCATCTCGACTTGAACATACCCTTGCAGAGTCAGCAACAATCGAGCGCCGTTAAGTTGAATATAACGCAAAAGGCAAATCCGCCTGCGAGCCCTAGCATACATCAGCATATATTGGAACCACCGAAATTGTATCAAAACGAGACTGCTAGAAAGGAGCTACCGAAGTCCGAGCAGGTGCTGCTAGATAAACCGACGTGCAACACGACGAACGTCTATCGGCACAGGACGTCGTCTCTGTCGGAGAATCGAAAGCCGCCGTTAAAGAACGTACGCAGGTCGTTCCATCCGAGGAACGATTCCAGCGAGGACTCGGACTCGGTCTCTCATTCGGAGACGGACATACGGAGTCGATTGCGTTACAAACGCCGTAGCAAAAAGGTCCCTCACAGTTTGAGGCTGAACTTTAAGAACAAGGGACAATTTCTCCATCCGGATTCGGCCAGAGGATTTTCCTCGGTGGAACTCTGTGGGAAGTCACCGCCACCCTCTACGAGCTTCCTGAATTCCCTCTCCCCGCCCTTCTCTTCTAGGAACAACTTGCTCTCCTGGCCCGAAAGCGCCCCGAGCTCCAGTTTGACCTTCACGAGTAATTCCGATCTGGACTCGGACACGAGTTCGGAGTATCCGGAATTTACCAACGACATATTGACCTTTCCTCCCTCTCCAGCTCCTTAA
- the LOC127069345 gene encoding uncharacterized protein LOC127069345 isoform X1 yields MDAQGGMSRNVGPGLYEFLMEAELQQYYPGIRGDLKVQTTAQLKYVTEEDLNAIGMSKPEMRRLKKYFQKHFPQNYLSKFKKMLLPKREEQTPSALGMLPEERQDRPPVRVPNKHMIPADAIIVNKELGTGEFGVVQQGVWTNDGERIQVAIKCLSRERMQNNPIEFLKEAAIMHSIDHEHIVRLYGVVLDTNSLMLVTELAPLRSLLECLKEPSLRASFPVLSLCDFAVQIADGMQYLEAKRLIHRDLAARNILVFSKNKVKISDFGLSRALGVGKDYYQTNFNVNLKLPIAWCAPECISYLKFTSASDVWAYGVTLWEMFSYGFQPWAALTGHQILEAIDEPNFQRLEQPECCPKDYFSLMQQCWQHEPSKRPKFSELINLLPDLKPEQVQAVQDSTEAGQLVYRQGDIITVLDKGSSNTMWKGVLNNGKTGIFNPAHTIAYLGSNLPSNKPGEFTRGDGKNAFSSQRRKIRTDMISSPQGDLKHTGHVGLDGAYFGDISFLGGKYPHLPRQVVTPYKPQEDVTDNSSQILNQDVRSLEIDRETLRDSRALQQEQQSKHDSLWSDVNSEMCQLGSVSNPSKQAAVVSSNPIGNIESLGADHEYHEISDEENQDSPLRFDKTLNFDFGPSLLAEMDQMFRSLGSSAPPPPPGHPLPTEHESSNARNELREIQAKQCSKKKQATVSPINVKPISAADQKTLYSAIAMAQELTARSMTDLEHPPESPRTPASPSRRRKFSFKLPHQHSPKPDRRHFSEEAARIPDMQWLCSSLQSLSSTVSSIESLGAPSTLKLPLWDKASAEFCFAKSRELLTKPSAWTSYMDIEFDAHILDNAATKQNLVKSSEFLEHGNRKSGYNCENAIDINPNHNLKQHNGTVSFKMDNPNLDFPRESKRISTSYVDRYFEQPKYFDEDSSGLSCSVDKALRFVEEKSDKFDKMNNLEHSVRSSYASNIQEQTSLMGNRAAQQQLYQNKVDNCEQTLQDKTSSTNFEVAREETPNYDLLKEKTANLDTSRGKPVKFESQREKMSNIDVGTRPKLSSSFSDSSKINITEFTKKIDIAKARASKVAFVPRSNHPGQETKSIVYGSSDSIKTNVQTGTSDTSTTRGNVEAVRINIQSFRKIEQNQNGFDAFPFVISNNPLFIAESDKKESPIYSSSESLRVNFQRLRRKSDAEANSQVELSSKILAEKYQREVSGLESVKSYLDSKKGQGLSLGLGKLTQNMMQLGKNIGQNSMSNKAMLPNMRKLDLPSQSQVTFRNLNVPLQKPKHLDLNIPLQSQQQSSAVKLNITQKANPPASPSIHQHILEPPKLYQNETARKELPKSEQVLLDKPTCNTTNVYRHRTSSLSENRKPPLKNVRRSFHPRNDSSEDSDSVSHSETDIRSRLRYKRRSKKVPHSLRLNFKNKGQFLHPDSARGFSSVELCGKSPPPSTSFLNSLSPPFSSRNNLLSWPESAPSSSLTFTSNSDLDSDTSSEYPEFTNDILTFPPSPAP; encoded by the exons ATGG ATGCGCAAGGAGGAATGTCGCGCAACGTCGGTCCTGGACTTTATGAATTTCTTATGGAGGCAGAATTGCAACAGTATTATCCAGGTATTCGGG GGGACCTAAAAGTTCAAACAACGGCGCAGTTAAAATATGTGACCGAAGAAGATTTGAATGCCATAGGAATGAGTAAACCTGAAATGAGACgcttaaagaaatattttcaaaagcaCTTTCCTCAAAATTATCTGTCAAAGTTCAAGAAGATGTTACTACCAAAGCGCGAAGAACAAACACCCAGTGCTCTTGGTATGTTACCGGAGGAAAGGCAGGATAGGCCTCCGGTACGCGTTCCTAACAAGCACATGATTCCTGCCGATGCGATAATAGTGAACAAGGAGTTAGGGACAGGAGAATTTGGAGTCGTACAACAAGGCGTATGGACCAACGACGGCGAAAGGATACAAGTTGCAATAAAGTGTTTATCGCGAGAGAGAATGCAGAATAATCccatagaatttttaaaagaagctGCCATTATGCACTCCATCGATCACGAACACATAGTAAGATTATACGGAGTTGTTTTGGATACAAATTCATTGATGCTAGTAACGGAATTAGCGCCATTGCGTTCTCTACTAGAGTGTTTGAAGGAGCCGAGTTTACGGGCCAGTTTTCCCGTTTTGTCGCTATGCGATTTCGCCGTTCAAATAGCCGATGGAATGCAATACTTGGAAGCAAAGAGACTGATACATCGAGATTTAGCCGCAAGGAATATCCTTGTCTTTTCTAAGAACAAAGTTAAGATATCAGATTTTGGATTGTCCCGTGCGCTCGGCGTCGGTAAAGATTATTATCAGACGAACTTCAACGTGAATTTAAAATTACCGATCGCGTGGTGCGCTCCGGAATGCATATCTTACTTGAAGTTTACATCCGCCAGCGATGTATGGGCGTACGGCGTGACCCTTTGGGAAATGTTCAGTTATGGATTTCAACCGTGGGCCGCGCTTACGGGTCATCAAATTCTAGAAGCCATCGACGAACCAAATTTTCAAAGACTCGAACAACCAGAATGTTGCccgaaagattatttttcattgatgcAACAATGCTGGCAGCACGAGCCGTCCAAACGGCCGAAATTTTCCGAATTGATCAATTTGTTGCCGGACTTAAAGCCGGAGCAAGTCCAAGCTGTGCAGGACAGCACGGAAGCGGGACAATTGGTCTATAGACAAGGCGATATAATAACCGTGCTGGACAAAGGTAGTAGCAATACCATGTGGAAGGGCGTCTTAAACAATGGGAAAACGGGGATCTTTAATCCCGCCCACACGATAGCATATCTTGGGTCGAATTTACCGAGCAACAAGCCAGGAGAATTTACAAGAGGCGACGGGAAAAACGCCTTTTCCTCTCAACGCAGGAAAATTCGTACGGATATGATATCTTCTCCTCAGGGCGATTTGAAACACACCGGTCACGTTGGCCTGGACGGAGCATATTTCGGTGATATCAGTTTTCTCGGTGGCAAGTACCCACATTTACCGCGTCAAGTGGTAACCCCCTATAAGCCGCAGGAAGATGTAACGGATAATTCTAGTCAAATTTTAAATCAGGATGTAAGAAGtttagagatagacagagaaactTTGAGGGATAGCAGGGCTTTGCAACAAGAACAGCAAAGTAAACATG ACAGTTTATGGTCCGACGTTAATTCCGAGATGTGCCAATTGGGAAGCGTTTCTAACCCGAGCAAACAAGCTGCCGTCGTGTCGTCAAATCCGATCGGTAATATCGAAAGTCTCGGTGCCGACCACGAATACCACGAGATCAGCGACGAGGAGAATCAAGACAGTCCGTTGAGATTCGACAAAACGCTAAACTTTGACTTTGGCCCGAGCCTTTTGGCTGAGATGGATCAAATGTTTAGGTCTCTGG GTTCTTCCGCTCCTCCACCGCCGCCCGGGCACCCTTTACCTACCGAACACGAATCGAGCAACGCAAGAAACGAACTTCGGGAAATACAGGCAAAGCAATGCAGCAAGAAGAAACAAGCGACCGTGAGTCCCATAAAT gTGAAGCCTATCTCTGCAGCCGATCAGAAAACACTCTACTCGGCCATTGCTATGGCACAGGAATTGACAGCACGTTCCATGACAGATCTTGAACATCCACCGGAGTCTCCCCGAACACCCGCCAGTCCTTCAAGACGcagaaaattctcttttaagTTGCCACATCAACACAGTCCCAAACCAGACAGACGACACTTTTCAGAAGAAGCAGCCAGAATACCTGACATGCAG TGGCTATGTTCGAGTCTACAATCGCTATCCTCCACGGTATCTAGCATAGAATCTCTTGGCGCGCCATCGACCTTAAAATTGCCTTTGTGGGACAAAGCCTCGGCAGAGTTTTGCTTTGCAAAGTCCCGCGAACTTTTAACGAAACCAAGTGCCTGGACCTCCTATATGGACATAGAATTCGACGCGCATATATTGGACAATGCAGCCACCAAACAGAATCTCGTGAAATCGAGCGAGTTCCTCGAGCATGGAAATAGGAAAAGTGGCTACAATTGCGAAAATGCGATCGACATAAATCCAAATCATAATCTTAAGCAACACAACGGAACGGTGTCCTTCAAAATGGATAATCCTAATCTTGACTTTCCAAGGGAATCCAAACGGATATCGACCAGTTACGTCGATCGCTACTTCGAGCAACCTAAATATTTTGACGAGGACAGCAGCGGTTTGAGCTGTTCCGTCGACAAAGCTTTGCGCTTCGTCGAGGAGAAATCCGacaaatttgataaaatgaataatttggAGCACTCCGTTAGATCCTCGTACGCGAGCAATATCCAAGAGCAAACCTCGTTGATGGGCAACAGGGCAGCTCAGCAACAGCTCTATCAAAACAAAGTCGATAATTGCGAGCAAACGTTGCAAGACAAGACGAGCTCGACGAATTTCGAGGTGGCCCGCGAAGAGACGCCTAATTACGACTTGTTGAAGGAGAAGACGGCGAATCTCGATACCTCCCGCGGCAAACCAGTCAAATTCGAGTCccagagagagaagatgagtAACATCGACGTCGGAACGAGACCAAAACTGTCGAGCTCCTTCAGTGATTCttcaaagataaatataacgGAATTCACGAAGAAGATCGACATAGCGAAAGCGAGAGCGTCGAAGGTCGCTTTCGTGCCCAGATCGAATCATCCCGGTCAAGAAACGAAGAGCATCGTTTACGGTTCGTCCGATAGCATAAAAACCAACGTACAAACTGGCACGTCCGATACGAGTACGACGAGAGGAAACGTGGAGGCGgtaagaataaatattcaaagcTTCCGTAAGATCGAACAGAATCAAAACGGTTTCGATGCCTTCCCTTTCGTGATATCGAACAATCCGTTGTTCATTGCCGAGTCGGATAAAAAGGAATCGCCGATATACAGCAGTTCGGAAAGTTTGCGAGTCAATTTTCAGCGTCTCAGGCGAAAGTCCGACGCCGAGGCCAACAGTCAAGTCGAACTGAGTAGCAAGATACTCGCGGAGAAGTATCAACGGGAGGTATCGGGCCTGGAGAGCGTGAAAAGTTACTTGGACTCGAAGAAGGGTCAAGGATTGAGCCTGGGACTGGGAAAGTTGACGCAAAATATGATGCAGCTCGGGAAGAACATCGGTCAGAACTCTATGTCGAATAAAGCGATGTTACCGAATATGAGAAAGTTGGACTTGCCGAGTCAGTCTCAAGTGACTTTTCGTAACTTGAACGTTCCGCTTCAGAAACCGAAGCATCTCGACTTGAACATACCCTTGCAGAGTCAGCAACAATCGAGCGCCGTTAAGTTGAATATAACGCAAAAGGCAAATCCGCCTGCGAGCCCTAGCATACATCAGCATATATTGGAACCACCGAAATTGTATCAAAACGAGACTGCTAGAAAGGAGCTACCGAAGTCCGAGCAGGTGCTGCTAGATAAACCGACGTGCAACACGACGAACGTCTATCGGCACAGGACGTCGTCTCTGTCGGAGAATCGAAAGCCGCCGTTAAAGAACGTACGCAGGTCGTTCCATCCGAGGAACGATTCCAGCGAGGACTCGGACTCGGTCTCTCATTCGGAGACGGACATACGGAGTCGATTGCGTTACAAACGCCGTAGCAAAAAGGTCCCTCACAGTTTGAGGCTGAACTTTAAGAACAAGGGACAATTTCTCCATCCGGATTCGGCCAGAGGATTTTCCTCGGTGGAACTCTGTGGGAAGTCACCGCCACCCTCTACGAGCTTCCTGAATTCCCTCTCCCCGCCCTTCTCTTCTAGGAACAACTTGCTCTCCTGGCCCGAAAGCGCCCCGAGCTCCAGTTTGACCTTCACGAGTAATTCCGATCTGGACTCGGACACGAGTTCGGAGTATCCGGAATTTACCAACGACATATTGACCTTTCCTCCCTCTCCAGCTCCTTAA